The Burkholderia mayonis genome window below encodes:
- a CDS encoding GNAT family N-acetyltransferase: MSATANETISIRAAAPADVSAMLSLMRELAAFEKLTHLFVATETDLADALFGARPSAEALVAVHGGAIVGYALYFHNYSTFIGRRGLYLEDLYVQPSQRGTGLGTRLLRRLAAIAVERRCGRFEWTVLDWNQPAIDFYRKMGADVLSDWRVVRVTGDALAQLANGAA; the protein is encoded by the coding sequence ATGAGCGCCACGGCGAACGAGACGATCTCGATCCGCGCGGCAGCGCCCGCCGACGTCTCCGCGATGCTCTCGCTGATGCGCGAGCTCGCGGCGTTCGAGAAGCTCACGCATCTGTTCGTCGCAACCGAAACCGATCTCGCCGACGCCCTTTTCGGCGCACGGCCGTCGGCCGAGGCGCTCGTCGCGGTGCACGGCGGCGCGATCGTTGGCTATGCGCTCTACTTTCACAACTATTCGACGTTCATCGGCCGCCGGGGCCTGTATCTCGAAGACCTGTACGTGCAGCCGTCGCAACGCGGCACGGGGCTCGGCACGCGACTGCTGCGGCGGCTCGCGGCGATCGCGGTCGAGCGCCGCTGCGGGCGCTTCGAGTGGACCGTGCTCGACTGGAACCAGCCGGCGATCGACTTCTATCGGAAGATGGGCGCGGACGTGCTGTCCGACTGGCGCGTCGTGCGCGTGACGGGCGACGCGCTCGCGCAGCTCGCGAACGGCGCCGCTTAG
- the glp gene encoding gephyrin-like molybdotransferase Glp, translating into MTTHTTPTPSSTSENAVALTVDEARALALRFAEPVTQVERVALRDALGRVLADEVASPFDIPAYDNAAMDGYAFDGAALAAPAAGGTLELAIAGRALAGHPFDGPRVAPRACVRIMTGAQVPTGCDTVIPQEKVETMGDVVRFPASAVARGDHCRRAGEDLARGASALAAGRVVRATDLGLLASLGIADVAVRRRVRVAFFSTGDELRVPGEPLRDGGLYDSNRATLAGMLARIGVDTIDLGIVRDDPVALEQVLQTAAAQADAVITSGGVSVGDADFTRALLDKLGDVTFASVAMRPGRPLACGRIWASGRDGRPALFFGLPGNPVAVAATFLVIVRDALFAMMGADAKPLPCYPAVCSAPLKKRAGRTEYLRGHAARDAGGVWHVTPAGSQSSASLKSLSDANCFIVLAHDAARVDAGATVDILPFDGAI; encoded by the coding sequence ATGACCACGCACACCACGCCTACGCCATCCTCCACGTCCGAGAACGCCGTCGCGCTGACCGTCGACGAAGCGCGCGCGCTCGCGTTGCGCTTCGCCGAGCCAGTGACGCAAGTCGAGCGCGTCGCGCTGCGCGATGCGCTCGGCCGCGTGCTCGCCGATGAGGTCGCATCGCCGTTCGACATCCCCGCCTACGACAACGCCGCGATGGACGGCTATGCGTTCGACGGTGCGGCGCTCGCCGCGCCGGCCGCCGGCGGCACGCTCGAGCTCGCGATCGCCGGCCGCGCGCTCGCGGGCCATCCGTTCGACGGCCCGCGCGTCGCACCACGCGCATGCGTGCGGATCATGACGGGCGCGCAGGTGCCCACGGGCTGCGACACCGTGATCCCGCAGGAAAAAGTCGAAACGATGGGCGATGTCGTGCGCTTTCCGGCATCGGCCGTCGCGCGCGGCGACCACTGCCGGCGCGCGGGCGAAGACCTCGCACGCGGCGCGAGCGCGCTCGCCGCCGGCCGCGTCGTGCGCGCGACCGATCTCGGCCTGCTCGCATCGCTCGGCATCGCCGACGTCGCGGTGCGCCGCCGCGTGCGCGTCGCGTTCTTCTCGACGGGCGACGAGCTGCGCGTGCCGGGCGAGCCGCTGCGCGACGGCGGTCTCTACGACAGCAACCGCGCGACGCTAGCCGGGATGCTCGCGCGTATCGGCGTCGACACGATCGATCTCGGCATCGTCCGCGACGATCCCGTCGCACTCGAGCAAGTGCTGCAGACTGCGGCCGCGCAGGCGGACGCGGTGATCACGTCGGGCGGGGTGTCGGTCGGCGACGCGGATTTCACGCGCGCGCTGCTCGACAAGCTCGGCGACGTCACGTTCGCGAGCGTCGCGATGCGCCCGGGCCGGCCGCTCGCTTGCGGCCGCATTTGGGCGAGCGGGCGCGACGGACGGCCTGCGCTCTTCTTCGGCCTGCCGGGCAATCCGGTCGCGGTCGCGGCGACGTTCCTCGTGATCGTGCGAGACGCGCTCTTCGCGATGATGGGCGCCGACGCGAAGCCGCTTCCCTGCTATCCGGCCGTCTGCAGCGCGCCGCTCAAGAAGCGCGCGGGCCGCACCGAATACCTGCGCGGCCACGCGGCGCGCGACGCGGGCGGCGTCTGGCACGTAACGCCCGCCGGCTCGCAAAGCTCGGCGTCGCTCAAGAGCCTGAGCGACGCAAACTGCTTCATCGTGCTCGCGCACGACGCCGCGCGCGTCGACGCCGGCGCGACGGTCGACATCCTGCCGTTCGACGGCGCCATCTGA
- the mobA gene encoding molybdenum cofactor guanylyltransferase MobA — MPPHAAPSSTITGLLLAGGRGARMGGVDKGLQPLHGKPLALHVLRRLAPQVDALVISANRHLDKYASLGAPFDARVVADTHADFAGPLAGLAAGMRAADTPLVLCTPCDSPFLPADLAARLAAALDAQHAEIAFATTVDAHGDVSPQPVFALVNTALADDLAAYLASGERKMRAWYARHKTVEVPFDNERAFYNANSLRDLAGLERP; from the coding sequence ATGCCGCCGCACGCCGCCCCCTCTTCCACGATCACCGGCCTGCTGCTCGCGGGCGGACGCGGCGCGCGGATGGGCGGCGTCGACAAGGGGCTGCAGCCGCTCCACGGCAAACCGCTCGCGCTGCACGTGCTGCGCCGGCTCGCGCCGCAGGTGGACGCGCTCGTCATCAGCGCGAATCGTCATCTCGATAAGTACGCGTCGCTCGGCGCGCCGTTTGATGCGCGTGTCGTCGCGGATACGCATGCGGACTTCGCCGGCCCGCTCGCCGGGCTCGCCGCCGGCATGCGCGCGGCCGACACGCCGCTCGTCCTGTGCACGCCGTGCGACTCGCCGTTCCTGCCCGCCGATCTCGCCGCGCGTCTTGCCGCCGCGCTCGACGCGCAGCACGCGGAAATCGCGTTCGCGACGACCGTCGACGCGCATGGCGACGTCTCTCCGCAGCCGGTCTTCGCGCTCGTGAACACCGCGCTCGCCGACGATCTCGCCGCATATCTCGCGTCCGGCGAGCGCAAGATGCGCGCGTGGTACGCACGCCACAAGACGGTCGAAGTGCCGTTTGACAACGAGCGGGCGTTTTACAATGCAAACTCTTTGCGGGACTTAGCCGGCCTCGAACGTCCATGA